The Humulus lupulus chromosome 3, drHumLupu1.1, whole genome shotgun sequence genome window below encodes:
- the LOC133822097 gene encoding uncharacterized protein At4g28440-like: MAESKTSLRKPVFTKVEQLRPGTSGHTLTVKVVSTKMVLQKGRADGPQVRQMRIAECLVGDETGMIIFTARNDQVDLMKEGSTVIFRNAKIDMFKGSMRLAVDKWGRVEVTDPADFTVKEDNNLSLIEYELVNVVEE; this comes from the exons ATGGCAGAATCAAAAACAAGTTTGAGGAAACCAGTTTTTACCAAGGTTGAGCAGCTCCGGCCTGGGACCAGTGGGCACACTCTCACAGTAAAGGTTGTCAGCACCAAAATGGTTTTGCAGAAGGGCCGTGCTGATGGCCCCCAAGTTCGTCAAATGAGAATTGCTGAATGCTTGGTGGGGGATGAGACTGGAATGATTATCTTCACAGCTAGAAACGATCAAG TGGACCTGATGAAAGAGGGTTCAACCGTTATCTTTCGGAATGCTAAAATCGACATGTTCAAAGGATCAATGAGGCTAGCTGTGGACAAGTGGGGCCGTGTTGAAGTCACTGACCCTGCGGATTTCACTGTGAAAGAAGACAACAACCTTTCTCTGATCGAGTACGAACTTGTGAACGTTGTCGAAGAGTGA